The Platichthys flesus chromosome 18, fPlaFle2.1, whole genome shotgun sequence genome includes a window with the following:
- the zfp36l1b gene encoding mRNA decay activator protein ZFP36L1b yields the protein MTATVIYPFLEYGEVASKDNKMFKYSNNNSLGGNPLTPATCSSANHSCNPIELLLDRKVVEAPSPVGLFQRRHSVSLPSTKFIQNQFVNSHKMDPSVLLGNSCSVNNKENHFRERSYSELGDRLRPGNQVCVGVISQVNPSRYKTELCRPFEENGSCKYGDKCQFAHGLHELRSLSRHPKYKTDLCRTFHTIGFCPYGPRCHFIHNAEERRGPPPLSVFNKMVRPRLQHSFSFAGFPSSGGLDDNPTSGTPTPVFSTEDLTALQSKPFTYSSQELTSLFGHSLEHPLPCKHQGLVPSSPTTPCCFQPTSESPSIPPDSLSDQEGYQSSMGSQSGSESPLLDASRRLPIFSRLSISDD from the exons ATGACAGCAACTGTTATATATCCTTTCCTGGAATACGGAGAAGTCGCTAGCAAG GACAATAAGATGTTCAAATACAGCAACAACAATAGTCTTGGTGGAAATCCGCTGACGCCTGCCACATGCTCCAGTGCCAACCACTCGTGCAACCCCATTGAGCTTCTGCTGGACAGGAAGGTGGTGGAGGCCCCCTCTCCAGTAGGCCTTTTCCAGCGCCGTCACTCAGTCAGCCTCCCCAGTACGAAGTTCATTCAGAATCAGTTTGTCAACAGCCATAAAATGGATCCCTCAGTGTTGCTCGGTAACAGCTGCAGTGTCAACAACAAGGAGAACCATTTTCGTGAGCGCTCTTACTCAGAGTTAGGGGACAGGCTGCGGCCAGGTaatcaagtgtgtgtgggggtaaTTAGCCAAGTCAACCCTAGCCGTTATAAAACAGAGTTGTGCCGACCCTTTGAGGAGAACGGCTCCTGCAAGTACGGAGATAAGTGCCAATTTGCCCATGGCTTGCATGAGCTGCGCAGCCTCAGCCGTCACCCAAAGTATAAGACTGATCTGTGCCGCACCTTCCACACAATTGGTTTCTGCCCATACGGCCCTCGCTGCCATTTTATTCACAATGCAGAGGAGCGCCGTGggccccctcccctctctgtcttcaACAAGATGGTGCGCCCTCGGCTGCAACACAGCTTCAGCTTCGCTGGCTTCCCCAGCTCAGGCGGCCTGGATGATAACCCCACCTCAGGCACTCCTACACCAGTGTTCTCCACTGAAGACCTGACGGCGTTGCAGAGCAAGCCTTTCACCTACTCAAGCCAGGAGCTTACCAGCCTCTTTGGCCATAGCTTGGAGCACCCACTTCCATGCAAGCATCAAGGTCTGGTCCCCTCTTCCCCAACCACTCCTTGCTGTTTTCAACCCACATCAGAGAGCCCCTCCATTCCCCCAGATTCTCTGTCTGACCAAGAGGGGTACCAGAGCAGCATGGGCAGCCAGAGTGGCTCTGAGTCCCCCCTCCTGGATGCCTCTCGTCGTCTCCCCATCTTCAGCAGGCTTTCAATCTCTGATGATTAA